One region of Eretmochelys imbricata isolate rEreImb1 chromosome 2, rEreImb1.hap1, whole genome shotgun sequence genomic DNA includes:
- the CDC25A gene encoding M-phase inducer phosphatase 1: MDPGPPSPAPPSSRRRRLLLPQLPAAGPGVVKSLFPAELSPVSGLSLTMKQLQGLGYSQYENSVQMLGMRNSNNLQRTDSSESTDSGYCLDFPDPLNSDIEETFEKTVIESGRFTNIQLPIRRIRSLPQKLLGSSPALKRSNSDSLDCDVFHLTETDDNKENESFEFKKPTRPASRSCLRVRSLEDGKDVFGQRQNSAPARMFPTGEAPEGDLGNYRPAFIQQSSLTSPDTEEEDDGFLDILDGEDLKNNEEMPSGVASLWTAPLVMRKADNYIKRCRLFGSPSLPSGVARTALKRMERSQEETSPGNSKRRRNVPGTTSEEAMSLKLIRTQSSSEIESILDSDQRNLIGDFSKDYLFHTVDGKHQDLKYIDPEMIVSVLTGKFASFIKECVIIDCRYPYEYEGGHIKGAVNLHMEEDVEDFLLKKPIMPSENKRVIIVFHCEFSSERGPRMCRFVRERDRLGNEYPNLHYPELYVLKGGYKDFFLRCQNYCEPQSYRPMHHEDFKEDLKRFRTKSRTWAGEKSKRELYSRLKKL, encoded by the exons ATGGATCCcgggccccccagccccgccccgccgagctcccgccgccgccgcctcctcctgccGCAGCTCCCGGCCGCCGGGCCCGGCGTGGTGAAGTCCCTGTTCCCCGCCGAGCTCTCCCCGGTCTCCGGCCTCAGCCTCACCATGAAGCAGCTGCAGGGACTTGGCTACAG TCAGTATGAGAATTCTGTGCAAATGCTGGGAATGAGGAACAGTAACAATCTACAAAGAACAGACTCGTCAGAATCTACTGATTCAG GCTACTGTCTAGATTTTCCTGATCCCCTGAACTCAGACATTGAGGAAAC CTTTGAGAAAACAGTTATAGAATCTGGCAGATTTACTAA TATTCAATTACCCATCAGAAGAATACGTTCCCTCCCG CAGAAGCTTCTGGGGTCTAGTCCTGCTCTGAAGAGGAGCAACTCAGATTCATTGGATTGTGATGTTTTTCACCTGACTGAAACAGATGACAACAAAGAGAAT GAGTCCTTTGAGTTTAAGAAGCCAACCAGGCCCGCTTCTCGTAGTTGTCTGCGTGTCCGTTCCCTTGAAGATGGAAAAGATGTTTTTGGGCAAAGACAGAACTCTGCCCCAGCTCGGATG TTTCCCACTGGTGAAGCCCCTGAAGGTGACTTGGGAAACTATAGGCCTGCTTTCATACAGCAATCATCTCTAACTTCCCCTGACACTGAGGAAGAAGATGATGGATTCCTAGATATATTGGATGGGGAGGACTTGAAG AACAATGAAGAGATGCCATCTGGTGTGGCAAGCCTTTGGACGGCTCCACTGGTCATGAGAAAAGCAGACAACTAC attaaacggTGCAGATTGTTTGGATCACCATCTCTGCCCAGTGGTGTGGCTAGGACTGCCCTGAAAAGAATGGAAAGGTCCCAAGAAGAGACCTCTCCAGGAAACAGCAAAAGGAGGAGAAATGTGCCTGGAACAACTTCTGAAGAAGCAATG AGTCTGAAACTAATTAGAACTCAGTCATCCTCAGAGATTGAGAGCATTTTGGACAGTGACCAAAGAAATCTTATTGGCGATTTCTCAAAg gaTTACCTTTTCCACACTGTAGATGGGAAGCATcaagatttaaaatatattgaccCAGAAATG ATTGTATCTGTGCTGACTGGGAAGTTTGCAAGCTTCATTAAGGAGTGTGTGATAATTGACTGCAGATATCCATATGAATATGAGGGAGGCCATATCAAG GGTGCTGTAAACCTCCACATGGAAGAGGATGTGGAGGATTTCCTGCTGAAGAAGCCTATCATGCCATCAGAGAACAAACGAGTAATAATAGTATTCCACTGTGAGTTCTCCTCAGAGCGGGGTCCCCGAAT GTGCcggtttgtgagagagagagacagactggggAACGAGTACCCCAACCTGCATTATCCAGAGCTCTATGTGCTAAAGGGGGGCTATAAGGACTTCTTCTTAAGATGCCAA AACTACTGTGAACCCCAAAGCTACCGCCCCATGCACCATGAGGACTTTAAGGAAGACTTGAAAAGGTTCCGCACGAAAAGTAGAACATGGGCAGGTGAGAAGAGCAAAAGGGAACTGTACAGTCGCCTGAAGAAACTCTAA
- the LOC144260059 gene encoding E3 ubiquitin-protein ligase TRIM39-like isoform X2 — protein sequence MAQAAVTLTENLQNEATCPICLDSFKDPVITECSHNFCGACIGEYCKESSGNLSCPQCRKTIQPRNFRPNRQLANMVEIAVRLGVEAAKKAQEIVCEEHKESLKLFCEQDQRPICLVCRESRGHRDHTLAPIEEVAQAYKEKLQSNLCFLQQEREEFEPYGEEKSDELLRQTESERRKILLEFEQLHDFLSEQQCLLLAQLEVLDEEILKRRNEYVTKVSEKTLLLNELISEIERKCSQPATEFLKDIGSTLNRCECVKVPTPAPVSPVLKKRVSDFSENNSLVMGVLAMFKENLRAQLDKEKVNVTLDPETANPHLVLSEDGKSVRLGAGRLDVPDNPKRFMNHVSRCVPDGYQASYSDSHRRTPAQLPAAGKREDSLK from the exons ATGGCTCAGGCTGCTGTAACTCTGACTGAAAATCTCCAAAATGAAGCCACTTGTCCCATCTGCCTGGACTCTTTCAAAGATCCAGTGATCACCGAGTGCAGCCACAATTTCTGTGGGGCATGTATCGGTGAGTACTGCAAGGAATCATCCGGGAACCtctcctgtcctcagtgcagaAAGACAATCCAGCCAAGAAACTTCAGGCCTAACAGGCAGCTGGCAAACATGGTAGAAATCGCTGTGCGGCTTGGTGTTGAAGCAGCAAAGAAAGCGCAAGAGATTGTGTGCGAGGAGCACAAGGAGTCTTTGAAACTCTTCTGCGAACAGGACCAGAGACCGATCTGCCTGGTGtgcagggagtcccgggggcaCAGGGATCACACCCTGGCTCCCATAGAGGAGGTGGCGCAGGCCTACAAG GAAAAGCTTCAGAGCAATTTGTGTTTCTTACAACaagagagagaagaatttgaGCCGTATGGAGAAGAGAAAAGCGATGAACTGCTG AGACAGACAGAATCGGAGAGACGGAAGATTTTGTTGGAATTTGAGCAATTGCATGACTTTCTGAGTGAACAACAGTGCCTTCTTCTGGCACAGCTGGAAGTGCTAGACGAGGAGATTTTAAAGAGGCGGAATGAATATGTAACCAAAGTTTCAGAGAAAACGTTACTACTCAACGAACTCATCAGCGAGATAGAAAGGAAATGTTCCCAGCCAGCGACAGAATTCCTGAAG GACATTGGCAGCACCTTGAACAG GTGCGAGTGTGTGAAAGTCCCAACTCCAGCACCCGTTTCTCCTGTGCTGAAGAAGAGAGTCAGCGACTTCTCTGAAAATAATAGCCTTGTAATGGGGGTGCTGGCTATGTTCAAAG AGAATCTGCGAGCTCAGCTGGATAAAGAAAAAG TCAACGTGACTCTGGATCCGGAAACAGCAAATCCCCACCTCGTCCTGTCAGAGGATGGGAAAAGCGTGAGACTTGGAGCGGGGCGGCTGGATGTGCCTGACAATCCCAAGAGATTCATG AATCATGTATCCAGATGTGTCCCTGATGGGTATCAAGCTTCTTACAGTGACTCTCACAGGAGAACTCCTGCACAGTTGCCTGCAGCTGGAAAAAGAGAGGATTCATTAAAATAG
- the LOC144260059 gene encoding E3 ubiquitin-protein ligase TRIM39-like isoform X1 — protein sequence MAQAAVTLTENLQNEATCPICLDSFKDPVITECSHNFCGACIGEYCKESSGNLSCPQCRKTIQPRNFRPNRQLANMVEIAVRLGVEAAKKAQEIVCEEHKESLKLFCEQDQRPICLVCRESRGHRDHTLAPIEEVAQAYKEKLQSNLCFLQQEREEFEPYGEEKSDELLRQTESERRKILLEFEQLHDFLSEQQCLLLAQLEVLDEEILKRRNEYVTKVSEKTLLLNELISEIERKCSQPATEFLKDIGSTLNRCECVKVPTPAPVSPVLKKRVSDFSENNSLVMGVLAMFKENLRAQLDKEKVNVTLDPETANPHLVLSEDGKSVRLGAGRLDVPDNPKRFMVSPCVLGSEGFTTGRHYWEMEVGDGDGWAVGAARESVERNGPSRLQTEGIWAVRLGWDCQYAALTFPPTPLSLDEKPRKIRVHLDYEEGQVTFYNAENMAQIFNFSASFNEKIFPYFWLWSPESCIQMCP from the exons ATGGCTCAGGCTGCTGTAACTCTGACTGAAAATCTCCAAAATGAAGCCACTTGTCCCATCTGCCTGGACTCTTTCAAAGATCCAGTGATCACCGAGTGCAGCCACAATTTCTGTGGGGCATGTATCGGTGAGTACTGCAAGGAATCATCCGGGAACCtctcctgtcctcagtgcagaAAGACAATCCAGCCAAGAAACTTCAGGCCTAACAGGCAGCTGGCAAACATGGTAGAAATCGCTGTGCGGCTTGGTGTTGAAGCAGCAAAGAAAGCGCAAGAGATTGTGTGCGAGGAGCACAAGGAGTCTTTGAAACTCTTCTGCGAACAGGACCAGAGACCGATCTGCCTGGTGtgcagggagtcccgggggcaCAGGGATCACACCCTGGCTCCCATAGAGGAGGTGGCGCAGGCCTACAAG GAAAAGCTTCAGAGCAATTTGTGTTTCTTACAACaagagagagaagaatttgaGCCGTATGGAGAAGAGAAAAGCGATGAACTGCTG AGACAGACAGAATCGGAGAGACGGAAGATTTTGTTGGAATTTGAGCAATTGCATGACTTTCTGAGTGAACAACAGTGCCTTCTTCTGGCACAGCTGGAAGTGCTAGACGAGGAGATTTTAAAGAGGCGGAATGAATATGTAACCAAAGTTTCAGAGAAAACGTTACTACTCAACGAACTCATCAGCGAGATAGAAAGGAAATGTTCCCAGCCAGCGACAGAATTCCTGAAG GACATTGGCAGCACCTTGAACAG GTGCGAGTGTGTGAAAGTCCCAACTCCAGCACCCGTTTCTCCTGTGCTGAAGAAGAGAGTCAGCGACTTCTCTGAAAATAATAGCCTTGTAATGGGGGTGCTGGCTATGTTCAAAG AGAATCTGCGAGCTCAGCTGGATAAAGAAAAAG TCAACGTGACTCTGGATCCGGAAACAGCAAATCCCCACCTCGTCCTGTCAGAGGATGGGAAAAGCGTGAGACTTGGAGCGGGGCGGCTGGATGTGCCTGACAATCCCAAGAGATTCATGGTGAGCCCCTGTGTCCTGGGCTCTGAGGGATTCACAACAGGGAGACACTATTGGGAGATGGAGGTAGGAGATGGGgatggctgggctgtgggggctgcCAGAGAGTCTGTGGAGAGAAACGGGCCGTCAAGGCTTCAGACGGAAGGGATCTGGGCTGTACGGCTGGGCTGGGATTGTCAATATGCAGCTCTCACTTTCCCCCCGACCCCTCTCTCACTTGACGAGAAGCCCAGGAAGATTCGAGTTCACTTGGACTATGAAGAGGGGCAAGTGACTTTTTACAATGCAGAGAACATGGCCCAAATCTTCAATTTCTCTGCCTCTTTCAACGAGAAAATCTTCCCTTACTTTTGGCTCTGGTCCCCAGAATCATGTATCCAGATGTGTCCCTGA